The proteins below are encoded in one region of Brassica napus cultivar Da-Ae chromosome A6, Da-Ae, whole genome shotgun sequence:
- the LOC106349620 gene encoding uncharacterized protein At3g43530-like yields the protein MAGRGRGRKKSQQKKSTKRNSAPVEEQHVEELSTENDSDDLSAHGIESDNQGTDNQSASSQECQPLPPDELCFKNTEFTQTCKIQSKCYVTETVKFLKKARFKPELQWFENHPQFCHFFHMPDEPNLKLQGMWMLLLRTVPLHESEDTSWFAVNGVPIRYSMREHALISGLDCHDYPAKYKKIGSFAFVDRHFKSHKEITMLSVREKLLSMSACGDRLKMAVLYFLGTIIRGKGRYNAPFDPFILRIVTDVEVCKTFPWGRLTFEDALRSITRVMKHLKGKPKNNVNFPGFIIPLEILAFECIPALKARFREGVEGCMSKCPRMCKKRFQSNSMKGYPLEDLYDTLGEIKVIESVLVPTVDEEPLMARLMDGEPDYENEEGVSNLWSTWLTVKEKPIFWQELYELDVAAREFPQKKDKRKVHEEASSSNTSLEDVLKGFEERLMTSLSEVNGKVEKMNKRLGKIERCQVVLKKRCKRMKAMEKKLEKIEDCQYYLKKKAKKVEKEMKEMKEKEEDKENNDGFDYQGMDYDWDGQRNDSNGADATTKEPEDADMVENTEVVEEKESEEDAQKDDRGSEEETEPEPEAEAEAEEEKEKEDEEESEEEAQKEPDEVEMNEANEIEEEVKTEARVEVETEARVEVETEKTPTPPRGRTKAAAARRQILTTPEKLFGKAEKMVEKEVKEPEEEGEKMVEEEVKEPEEEGEKMVEEEVEEPEEEGEKMVEEEVLEPEEETGKMMEEEVEESEEEAVKMVEEEVVEPEEEAGKMVEPEEAAGKMVEEEVVEPEEAAGKMVEEEVEEPEEEVEEPEKETEKYTEEEKQEWYMVVYEGSTCETKETDKGAAKPSGTGVKHRPKQMALRKHATKQAPKPRGRPRKDTEPKKFTTPEQTKRIRSRSQWVSTPFTEANTDEIEGRKKKPRTKA from the exons ATGGCAGGCCGAGGTCGAGGGAGAAAAAAATCTCAGCAGAAAAAGTCCACAAAAAGAAACAGTGCTCCTGTAGAAGAGCAGCATGTAGAAGAACTTTCAACAGAGAATGATAGTGATGATCTGTCAGCACACGGAATTGAGTCTGATAATCAGGGAACCGATAATCAGTCTGCATCATCTCAG GAGTGCCAACCACTGCCACCTGATGAGCTATGTTTCAAGAACACCGAGTTCACCCAGACGTGTAAGATACAGAGCAAGTGTTATGTGACCGAGACGGTGAAGTTTCTGAAGAAGGCTAGGTTTAAGCCTGAGCTCCAGTGGTTTGAAAACCACCCTCAGTTTTGCCATTTTTTCCACATGCCCGATGAACCAAACTTGAAGCTGCAGGGTATGTGGATGCTTCTACTGCGCACTGTTCCTTTACATGAGTCAGAGGACACATCTTGGTTTGCTGTTAATGGAGTGCCCATTCGGTATTCAATGAGAGAGCATGCTCTCATCTCGGGATTGGACTGCCATGACTACCCGGCTAAGTATAAGAAGATTGGAAGCTTTGCGTTTGTAGACAGGCATTTCAAATCACATAAGGAGATCACTATGCTATCTGTGAGAGAGAAGTTGTTGAGTATGAGTGCGTGTGGGGATCGACTCAAAATGGCAGTGCTGTACTTCTTAGGCACGATTATCAGAGGGAAGGGAAGGTATAATGCCCCGTTCGACCCTTTCATATTAAGAATCGTCACCGATGTGGAGGTTTGTAAAACCTTTCCTTGGGGTCGGTTGACGTTTGAAGATGCTCTCCGGTCCATCACTCGCGTGATGAAGCATCTGAAAGGGAAACCTAAGAATAATGTCAACTTTCCCGGGTTCATAATTCCTTTGGAG ATTCTGGCATTTGAGTGTATCCCAGCTCTGAAAGCACGATTTAGAGAAGGTGTAGAAGGCTGTATGAGTAAGTGTCCGAGGATGTGTAAAAAGCGGTTCCAAAGTAACAGCATGAAGGGCTATCCTCTTGAGGATTTGTACGACACACTAGGAGAAATTAAG GTTATTGAAAGTGTTCTTGTTCCTACTGTTGATGAGGAACCTCTCATGGCACGCTTAATGGATGGGGAGCCAGACTATGAAAATGAAGAAGGCGTGAGTAATTTGTGGAGCACGTGGTTGACTGTTAAGGAGAAGCCTATCTTTTGGCAAGAACTCTATGAGTTAGATGTGGCTGCAAGGGAGTTTCCTCAGAAGAAAGACAAAAGGAAAGTGCATGAAGAAGCATCCTCCTCTAATACAAGTTTGGAGGACGTTTTGAAAGGGTTTGAAGAGAGGTTGATGACAAGTTTGAGTGAAGTGAATGGGAAGGTGGAAAAAATGAACAAGAGGCTTGGGAAGATTGAACGTTGccaagttgttttaaaaaagagGTGTAAAAGGATGAAGGCAATGGAGAAGaagcttgagaagattgaagattgtcaatattatttaaaaaagaagGCCAAGAAGGTGGAGAAAGAAATGAAGGAAATGAAAGAGAAGGAGGAGGATAAGGAGAACAATGACGGTTTCGACTATCAAGGCATGGATTATGACTGGGATGGGCAGCGGAATGACAGCAATGGAGCGGACGCAACAACCAAAGAACCTGAAGATGCAGATATGGTTGAAAATACAGAGGTGgtagaagagaaagagagtgaagaagacgctcagaAGGACGATAGAGGTTCTGAGGAAGAGACAGAACCTGAACCTGAAGCagaagcagaagctgaagaagaaaaagaaaaagaggatgAGGAAGAGAGTGAAGAAGAGGCTCAGAAGGAACCTGATGAGGTTGAGATGAATGAAGCcaatgagattgaagaagagGTTAAAACAGAGGCTCGGGTTGAAGTTGAAACAGAGGCTCGGGTTGAAGTTGAAACCGAGAAAACTCCTACACCACCACGTGGTAGGACTAAGGCAGCAGCTGCGAGGAGACAAATCCTAACAACACCAGAAAAGTTGTTCGGAAAGGCTGAAAAAATGGTTGAGAAAGAGGTGAAAGAACCAGAGGAAGAGGGTGAAAAAATGGTGGAGGAAGAGGTGAAAGAACCTGAGGAAGAGGGTGAAAAAATGGTGGAGGAAGAGGTGGAAGAACCTGAGGAAGAGGGTGAAAAAatggtggaagaagaagtgttagAGCCTGAGGAAGAGACTggaaaaatgatggaggaagaGGTGGAAGAATCTGAGGAAGAGGCTGTAAAAATGGTGGAGGAAGAGGTGGTAGAGCCTGAGGAAGAGGCTGGAAAAATGGTAGAGCCTGAGGAAGCGGCTGGAAAAATGGTGGAGGAAGAGGTGGTAGAGCCTGAGGAAGCGGCTGGAAAAATGGTGGAGGAAGAGGTGGAAGAACCTGAGGAAGAGGTGGAAGAACCCGAGAAAGAGACTGAAAAATATACTGAGGAAGAAAAGCAAGAGTGGTACATGGTTGTCTACGAAGGCAGTACTTGTGAAACGAAGGAAACTGACAAGGGAGCAGCCAAGCCTTCTGGAACTGGGGTCAAGCATAGGCCAAAACAAATGGCATTGAGGAAGCACGCTACTAAGCAGGCTCCTAAGCCGAGGGGTAGACCGAGAAAGGATACTGAACCAAAGAAGTTCACAACGCCAGAACAGACAAAAAGGATACGTTCACGTTCACAGTGGGTTTCCACTCCTTTCACTGAAGCTAACACTGATGAGATTGAAGGGCGCAAGAAGAAGCCTAGAACAAAGGCGTAG